From the Balearica regulorum gibbericeps isolate bBalReg1 chromosome 4, bBalReg1.pri, whole genome shotgun sequence genome, one window contains:
- the QRFPR gene encoding pyroglutamylated RF-amide peptide receptor isoform X2, which produces MRSLNITPEQFAQLLRDNNVTREQFIALYGLQPLVYIPELPGRTKVAFVLICVLIFALALFGNCLVLYVVTRSKAMRTVTNIFICSLALSDLLIAFFCVPFTMLQNISSNWLGGAFACKMVPFVQSTAIVTEILTMTCIAVERHQGIVHPLKMKWQYTNKRAFTMLGIVWLLAVIVGSPMWHVQRLEVKYDFLYEKVYVCCLEEWASPIYQKIYTTFILVILFLLPLMLMLFLYTKIGYELWIKKRVGDASVLQTIHGSEMSKISSLLGPFPCDSHDDRIQ; this is translated from the exons ATGCGGTCCCTGAACATCACCCCGGAGCAGTTCGCGCAGCTCCTGCGGGACAACAACGTGACGCGGGAGCAGTTCATCGCTCTCTACGGGCTGCAGCCGCTGGTGTACATCCCGGAGCTGCCGGGGCGCACCAAGGTGGCCTTCGTCCTCATCTGCGTGCTCATCTTCGCTCTGGCGCTCTTCGGCAACTGCCTGGTGCTTTACGTGGTGACCCGCAGCAAAGCCATGAGGACCGTCACCAACATCTTCATCTGCTCCCTGGCGCTCAGCGACCTCCTCATCGCCTTCTTCTGCGTCCCCTTCACCATGCTGCAGAACATCTCCTCCAACTGGCTCGGCG GTGCCTTCGCTTGCAAGATGGTACCATTTGTTCAATCCACTGCTATTGTAACTGAGATTCTTACAATGACCTGCATTGCTGTGGAAAGACACCAGGGAATTGTGCATCCactaaaaatgaaatggcagTACACCAATAAAAGAGCTTTCACGATGCTTG GCATAGTCTGGTTGTTGGCAGTTATTGTTGGGTCACCTATGTGGCATGTGCAACGACTTGAG GTTAAATATGACTTTCTGTATGAAAAAGTGTATGTTTGTTGCTTGGAAGAATGGGCCAGTCCGATTTATCAGAAGATATATACGACCTTTATTCTTGTTATACTATTCCTTCTTCCACTGATGTTGATGCTTTTTTTGTACACTAAAATTGGCTATGAACTCTGGATCAAGAAACGAGTGGGAGATGCTTCAGTTCTTCAAACCATTCATGGGAGTGAAATGTCTAAAATATCAAG tctGTTGGGCCCCTTTCCATGTGATTCACATGATGATAGAATACA